The sequence below is a genomic window from Uloborus diversus isolate 005 unplaced genomic scaffold, Udiv.v.3.1 scaffold_343, whole genome shotgun sequence.
CATCATCTCacaatgaaaacattcaaaaaaattcgaCTTCATTTAGACATTAACACAATTTCCACATATTAATAATTATATgagaaaaaacaatgaacaattttttttttttttttttgttttaaacataaaCTTGACTCTATATTACGAACTTCCAATATAGATCTAGAtctgaaaaattgagaaaaacacaACATGCAACAcactttgctgaaaaaaaaaattcaaaagttcaaagaacaatcatcttgaaatgtcctttttttttttctttcgtactcTCTCGTACGTCGTAACTCATAGTACGTTTTCacgtaattttcatcaaaattctaaaacaaattcttgatcaaagtcctttataattttttcaatcatttttccaGTTTAATTTATAACAGTGACAGTagattaatctgaaatataaaacaaaaacccACAGTAACTGTTCGAATCAGCATATAAAATATCAGTCTTGAAAATAGTATAGTATAAGCAtatattgagaaatatttatgaCGAAATGTAAATAAGCTCTTTTACTAACTATCCATTTctcattaaataatttcatttacaaaaagatcattaaaaatcttcaaaaaaatgcCCCCTTCTATACTTAAAGACTGTATGATAATTTTAactgattaaaatttcatttttactaattcaaattttttttttttttttttaataacatttttgcacCATAATATATTCAATGAAGGAAAATTACAAATTCTAACGGGAACTAGTGGTGGTTCCAATATTCAAAATAGggtcttacaaaatgaaaaacaaatacaccCGCGATAGACCTTCATGCAACAATAAACTCTCTATCCTAACTCCCGGGAAGACTCTGACAATTACATTTTCACTTTTAACGAGACGTAACAAAAAGCTGTTCGCAACCCGGTTGATAGGGAGAAAAAGCCACCGAAACATTCAGGTGGGCAATTAAATTGTTAGAacttgcaaaaacatttcacaaaacatgatgcgaagaagaaaaatttaaagtacattaaacaattttcaaaaatttctaaaaaatgtttctaaattatattatatttgtacaaaaaaaattttcaataaatctttgaatttctAATCGGGTGAGAGGTTTCGTGAATATGTCCGACATGTTATCTTTGCTTTTGACATATCTcacgttaaaaatgtttttatgaactaaatcccgaatgaaaaacaatttgataTCAATGTGTTTACTACGATGATTTTCGATAGGCGATTTAACAAAATCTAACGTAGCCTGATTATCCACATacaaaatagatttaattttacaacttttaacaatttttattttgatgcattcGTCAATTATACGATCAAACCACATGAGCTCTTTTGCACATTCGGTCATGGCAATAAATTCAGCTTCCATCGTTGAAAGGCTAACGCTTCGTTCTTTGAACGTGCGCCATTCAATTGGagctttatcaagtaaaacaagTTGACCGCCTAATGAGGTTCTATCATCCTTATTTGTGGCGAAATCAGCATCCGAAAAAGTTATAAGTtgaacattttcacattttaagtttaattttaaatctttagtaTGGTAAACATATCCTAGTAATTTCAACAATCCATCCCAGTGTACCATTCCTGGGTTGCTTTGAAATTGGCTGAAAATGTTAACAGCATATGATATATCAGGACGTGTTCTActagaaataaatgataaacaccCTAATAAACTCTTGTATGGATATTTTGACATTTCGTCAATCTCAGCTGGAGTAGTAGgacaatttaactttgaataaacacATCCTTTACTAATAGGTAAAGAAGaaataggaattttaaatttactaaatctTTCATAAACTACACGAATGTATTCAGTTTGATGTAAATTTAAGTcatttccttcattttcaaattctacacctagtagctttttagttttacctaaaattttaatttcaacatgtttttgaagtaaattcaaaGCATCTTTAATATCCCTGTCCTTCTTACTGAATAACACAATGTCATCAACATATAAGAGTAAAATCACATTATCAGTataataaacacaattacatgataaaaatttatgaaaaccaattttaagcaatatattttcaatttcataaaaccaCAGACGACCGCTTTGGTGCAGGCCGTATATAGctttattcaatttgcacacataattttcttttcccttctcaATAAAACCTGGGGGTTGCTTCATATATATCATTTCATCAATAGGAGCATATAGGTACGCACTTTTAACGTCACATTGGATATGTAGCCAATTTTCTCTTGATACCAACAAAGAAGCGAATGGTACTAAAGCAGACTACTGGGCAGAAGGTTAGATCaaattagaacacctacagattacgattctaaagagaaaatctctggacctaaaaatttttacgggcttacattgtggggcctggaatagaGGGGGTCTTTCCTCCTCACAAATGCCACATGGTCGCCCGGAACCTGATCTTCTTGAGGTAGTACATCCCTGGACCACTGCTCTTAACAAGCATGCGCAATGGATACATTGCGGCGAAGTCTTTATGCAATATCGCAGAAATAAAATCCACCGTCTTCAAGCCCCAATACACGACCTTAATCAAATTCTGTGATCTGCTGATAATAGTTTCTTCGTCTTCTTTAAGGCATTCTTAACTAACATCAACTCAATAAGTTGAATTTCACAGAAAAAGAACGCTCACGAAATATACAGCTCACAATTAAAGCAACCTGTTTGCAAGTACTATGTGTGGCACTAGAGCCACAATTATGTGCCGAGCGcgaaatttgaataaatgtcatCTTTCAGATGTAAAAACAGGCCAACGTTATTTTGATTATCTATTACAAGTCTTTCTTGCTGTTGGGATCATTTTCTACCAGTGCAGAATAAGTgcattagaaggattttttttttctgcaaacgttttatttattttgtttgaaattataaatCCGGAAATTAAAGTACGGCATGTATACTTGCAGAAAAAGAAGAGTAAAGACAAAGACAATACATTTAATCTGTGATAGCGTAAAAGAAGAAACTGAACCAAGTACAGGAGTTTTCAAAGGGCTAATTTGGGATTTAATTCAGAGTCAGAGTGTCACTTTTTGGCTAATTATGGGAAGGAAACAATTGCAGGACCTCAAGCagaaattccttttaaaaaatatggaagCTGTCTGTAAACTGAGTCTTAACTCATTTCTTAAAAtcgaaattagattttttaagacgtttttaaagagtccaaaaaatgtttcatttttcaacaaCTGATTGAGTACATTTTTCGGATTTCAAACTTACATACAACAGTAAATCGTGTTAACTGAGTTTTTCACAGATATGAATAACGACTGTGTTATAAAAGACTTCGATTTCTGACTTCACCCTGATGGTGGCAGCATGTCATTTCCAATTTCAATAACTACTTCTATGAAAGAGGTCAAATTTGCTGATTTCTCTATGACCTCAAATGGAATAGATGTTGCCGTGGTTAGTATCGCAGCAATTTATTGCTGCAGAAACGTATTTGTTGCCGTCGGTGTATTGGTGTGAAGCCAACGCAAGAATATCCAGAAAACACTTTTGGTGcttgagtttttaattaaattacaagCCATACAACATATTTGATGAAACAGAGATAACTCtgaaaagttcaaataaattagaaaaataaacaaataacttttttgattatgcttttaaaaatgtcttgtagTAGTACTTAAACCAAAACTGATCATCGTTACATCAATGATGTAATGGTAATGTTCAACTCATAAACATGttcactaaattaaaaaaaaaaaaaaaaatactgagaagGGAATAACTacattaacccattaatgcctgacatttttttttcaaagattttttgtttacgggttgcaaatagtgtttaatagacaggaaaaataattaaaaaaatctaatgcaaaaaataaatgttttattaataacagaaaaattgtccctaggcatcagagggtacatgctttttcaacgacaaatatttttttgccgacgatttaatacttgaaaaagaaaaaaaactttccgactttgtcatttttgttgagtttggtgtcagcaaaatgtaaatactgCATAATTTGCTCAAATCGATTTCTACTCATTGCAGAACTAATTGCTATGTCGTTGACATCAGTTGATGGACTTCAGTAGAGTCTCCGCTGGGGCAAGCATGCATATCCACTTGTTAATAGGATAGCCAAGAATAAACGCAGCTCCTCTCGCGTTACAGATGAGTATGTATAGTTTTTTTGTCGAGCATAGAGGgtgctctgaaaaacaaattcatccagtatttcatctgtaaaaaactcttcaaatattgacactggtgtccattcaacattcaaaaagcttggtgtttccacattccatacatttttttttttttattgatggatatatctttcttaacccaatttctttctgtatttttattatttatttttctgcgtttgcttggaagatgctgctcaacatcatcactgtcacttgaCTGACTATCTCCAACACATACTACCTTACCCTGATTAACTTTTCTAACGGTCATTGTAGCAGAAGATTTCAACTGTTGACCTGATAATTGATTAACATCAACTGAGTCATCCGGCCCACTGTATTCGTCAGTAATTTCACTAACTTGTGAAGGTGGACAAATGCATATATCAGCCTCCTTGAATTCTTTATCATCAGAGAGCTGTTCCAGAAGTGCTAAGGCTTCttcaaagtcagacaaaacaatcAGAAAATCTCAATGAGTTACTGaagattattaatttcaaaaaataactcaggtttcaaagaagttaatttttgaaacagttagcttttcaaatttatctaagtatttttcgaaattgcagaaaaaattgttactgaaatatctttaaaaaaggtagttttattattaattagtcttttcaatttttaaaaataaaacatattgcctattttttagtctaaaaacatttaataacttcttcTGAGGCCAATTATGAATTCTAAGCAAGAAACTAGCAACGATTCAACAATGCAGCCTTtactgcctagcgtccctttttagggacgctcttaaattgctataaaatccataaaatttttaaaatctacaaaaatgcaagaaaaggtaaactgaaatattgatcaaagtaacatatgtatcaaatacaaattgatttacttgttaaaaattttgaaaacttacttttttgttcttgACATTGTGAACAATGAAATTCTTCGCGAAGATCATAACAAAATGGTTACAGAACACACTTTATAACGATTTTGTGCTGCCGTCTGCTAGTAACGAATTGAAACAatactaaagtaataaatgagcacaattattgagttgaaatgtttacttttgggaaattgagacacaatttttggaccgtccctaaaaagggacgctaggcattaatgggttaaactTTCTTACAAAAATCAAATACAAGGGTGAAAGCAAAACGAATTAAAAAACCAAAGTTTTAGCTCTCTAGCTAATTTGAGTTCAGCAGCGATGAGGTCGGAAACATCTGTGTGCTTCTTGAAAAGTCGTCACTTTCCACTTCTGCTtggtatttcacttttttttttttaaatgcgtgaTAAATATTTTGAAGGCACTTTTTTACAACGATAAAATGATTCGCTTAAGTTGGGTTGTTAGTATGACTTAATTATGTACGAGGATTGTCAATAAAATAGTGGTAACTCAACCTATAGTTGGAGCAAAGAAAACCTGGTAAGGCCGTAAGATATGCCAAGTTTTTGCAACCCTGTCTTTTCATTAGGTTTACCATACCCGATCTAAATAGACCTTCATAGAAGAGTGGGATATACTTAagggacctagggtccgtataaaaagttaaattttgtattttttggctcacttttatttttgcttctaacttttaatatcttaaccctacatctgattttgaacatttttgtaatagGAAGTATACAACTAGGATTAACGGTTGTGCAAATAGaggccttgcaggttaaaatggaacaccctgaagacaactttgaattaaaaacaagaaattatttttgaaccgACTGAAATGTTTGAGATAGAGGTATGTTTGGATGGGTAATAagactttgagttattgagagtaGAGTGTATTCACCTTATACTAGGCACTAGCCAAGAGAATGGATAAATGTGAAACAAACTCCCCTTATTTTCCAGAAAAAGAGCCGCCAATCTCATTTTAGtgatgaaaaaagaagaaaaaccttGGCAGTGTTTCAAGCAAAAAAAGACTCAATGGATAAAgcaaaagaaagtaattttttgtgtaaaatttgaagagaaagttgaatttttgtcCAACAGtttggtttgtttttattttcatttctttctttaaaaaaaaatcagtacaccaggcctgtcatttcaaagtttcccaGGGGGACGGAAGGGAGTAAAGCGCTGCATAGGAGGAAAAAACCAGCATGAACATATGCTAAAATCCAGGCCCAATCATCCAAATgaagggcctgattactgaattcattaaagtctcagtttaaaaaaatgaaaacataaacaaACATTATAGCTTCACATAGGCCACCAATATATGTTTCTGATCTTCTCTATCAGAATATCGTCACGAAAATCGTAGCTaagctcagaaaaaaagaatggACTGCCAAAATGTGTTTCAATTAGAAGACAAATTATTatagagatataaaaaaaaaatttcaaagattgaGATAAAAAGCCAAACCAGTAGTTATAAATGTTTGATGGTGAAAAGCAATACTGTATATTTAAAAGATATTTGTTAAAAATGGGAAAAGCATCGCTGGGAAGAACCACCTCAGTCTCAAATGTTTCAGCTTTTCTTGGGAATTACATGTTtgcatttaaacaaataattatattaGGATGAAAGTTTAAATTAGCTTACATAGTTACAGGTTTGGAATGAAAATTCCTTTCACCTTGAtcccttgaaaataatttttctctagTGTGTATCCACAAATGGATTTTCAAATGGCTCTTACGTGTGTTCTCAGGACACTGTCCTGGAATGTCTTTTTAAGTCTGAACTATAGAAAACGTCTTTTCAAAATACTCAGAAGTATacacttttttttccagaatgtaccttttttgtttaaatcataaACTTGAGAaactgtttttcttcaaaaatcacaAGAATATGCTTTTTCTTCAGCTCATGTGTCCTCAAATAAACTTTCAGATCTATACTATCATAGTATTACTATGTGAatatgactttttacaaattgtCCAGGGATATACTTTTTCTTTACTATGCACCCTGAAATGGTTTTTAAACCTCCACTCTGaggaaatttttacgaaatttaaaaagaatatggtttttcttttgtagtgTCCTCAAATGGACCTTCAAACCTTTATGCCTAGAAAATGATTTTCTAACAAATCTCACAAGATTATAGTTTTCCTGtggtatgtgtcctcaaatgcctcATTAGatttccactctcagaaaatgacttttgacaaaattcacaggaatacggtttttctttagtatgtgtccttaAATGCTTCTTTAAAGATCCACTcacagaaaatgactttttacaaatttcacaagaataaggtttctctttagtgtgtgtcctcaaatgtctCCTTAAAGTTTcactctcagaaaatgacttgttacaaatttcacaagaataaggtttttctttagtgtgtgtcctcaaatgcttccTTAGACTTGCattctgagaaaatgactttttacaaatttcacaaaaatatggcttttctttagtatgtgtccccAAATGCCTTTTTAGttttccactctcagaaaatgacattttacaaatttcacaactATATGGTTTTTCTTTCGTATGTATCCTTAAATGTCTATTTAAGTTTCCACTATCAGagaatgactttttacaaatatcACAAGAATGTGGCTTTTCTGTAGTATGTGTCTCCAAATGCTTCCTCAAACTTCCGCTCTGAGTAAATGACttgttacaaatttcacaagaatacggtttttcttttgtatgtgtccttaAATGGCTCTTTAAATGTCCAGTCTGAACAAATGACTTTTTACAGATTTCACAAGAAtaaggtttttctttagtatgtgtcctcaaatgcctaTTTAAATTTCCATTCTGAACAAATGACttgttacaaatttcacaagaatatggtttttcttttgtatgtgtcctcaaatggctcTCTAAATTTCCATTCTGAACAAATGACttgttacaaatttcacaagagtacggattttctttagtatgtgtcctcaaatgcctctTTAAATTTCCATTCTGaacaaatgactttttacaaatttcacacgaATATGGTTTCTCTTTAGTATGTATCCTTAAATGGCTCATCAAATTACCACTAAGAAAAAACGacgttttacaaatttcacaagaatacagttttttttcagtgtgtatttttaaatgaacttttaagtgCGAAATGTCACTAAATGTCGTCCCACAATATTCGCATGAATATGATTTGTCTTTAAACTTCATATGCATTTTAAGCTTCAAATTTGGAAGATTGATAGTCACAAGATCAGACTACTAAATTGTGGTCTCGTACTCGTCCCCTTGAATTAACTCCAATCTAAAAACagaaaagtatttcattctacTGGGGGGAAAAGCATTATGTGtacagttttcaaaataaaagaaagtctTATATTTGTGCAcagctaatttttaaaatgccataaaaaaacaatattttagatatttaaacATTTGTTATCTGCAATAGAatttacttgagaatttttttaaaattttataaagggtagaccgaggcacgtttacgcagtgcccgtttttcaaaacgaattataactggagagtcaacagtcataacatattgatgcagCTCCCAAGCAAATTTCCTCacgagtttttgagcatcagtcgagcgttagtctagcatgcagaagtatgaagtatgaagtgaaaaggggggcgcTTGAAACCAGCGCGAGCACTGAGACCACAGGTCTACGTACTATCCCTGCTTAgactactaaaggagcccagtaacagaaataaatctcAGCAGTTGCCTTACCGAAATTCTAGGCAATTTTCCGGGGTCTACATAGTGGTATCCCAAGAGCTCAAATCTTTGTGCAGAGTATAAGTCACATTCACATAAATTGAGCTTTCATTAGCCATATGACATCCTCTACAGGAAGGGTTGTCGAtaacacccatcagattaaggtgcctattaagagagcagtgtccagttagtaaccCAACAGACTTCTTGATCTCATCTCTACTCAAGGTAAGCAGTTCCTTAAACCTGAGCCAGGGAGGCTGCTGGTTCAGAATCTTGGCCTGTCTTTGAGATTTGAACTGAAATCACAGGCCATACGATTCATTCATAAGAAGGTTCTTTGAAGTAGTCCTTACTGCATGGTAGGGCAGGCAGAGGACAGGCTCGGGTCCCATAAATGGTGCATTGGAGCCCTGCTTAGCTAACTGATCTGCCAATTCGTTACCCACAATGTCACGGTGACCAGGAACCCAGTAAAGGGAAACCCTATTACTGCCAGCTAGTCTTACCAGTGCATTATGGCACTCCCAAACAGTCTTGGTAGAGAAGCAGTCTCGATTGAGAGCTTTCAACACAGCTTGGCTATCAGAGAACATTCTGATAACCTTCCCGCTTATGCCTCGATCTAGGCAGTTATTTACACAAGCCAATATGGCTAAAGTTTCAGACAGTAGCAAGCTTTTCTAATGAGAAGCACAGATTTGTGTTATTGCTGCTGCAGAATGCACCAGAACCAGTTCCGGATGCAGTCTTGGAACCATCCGTAAACCAGTTTTCGTGTGCATTGCCAATGATATCCTGTACATCCTTCCATTGCTCTCTGGAAGGAAACACGATGTTATAATTGGCATTAAGCCTGAATTGTTTTCACATCCAGTCAGAGGGCATCATAAAGTAAGGATGCTTACTAGTCTTTGCACACAGTTTATCGTACAGAGACAGGTGACGAGGGGACTTCCAGAGACCCATGAGCTTGAGGCGGTATGCACACAGAATCGCCTCCATTTCCACTTGCTTA
It includes:
- the LOC129233335 gene encoding zinc finger protein 679-like, translating into MFSDSQAVLKALNRDCFSTKTVWECHNALFKSQRQAKILNQQPPWLRFKELLTLSRDEIKKSVGGNLNRHLRIHTKEKPYSCEICKMSFSESGKLKRHLGTHTKEKPYFCEICKKSFSQNASLRKHLRTHTKEKPYSCEICNKSFSESETLRRHLRTHTKEKPYSCEICKKSFSVSGSLKKHLRTHTKEKPYSCE